In Lepisosteus oculatus isolate fLepOcu1 chromosome 29, fLepOcu1.hap2, whole genome shotgun sequence, the genomic window TGGTGGCACCACATCTGGTACCACTCGGGCATCTGTCTTGGCATCCTGGCTCACAGCTGGGGCTAAGGAAAACCCAAAAGCAAATGAAGGATCTGCCAGCAGTATTCAAAACCACAAGATGGCAAAATTACTTCTGCTATTCTGTTTCTATTAAGTATATAGCACCTTTGCATGATGATCTTCATCAGCTTGGTTGCTGAAAAAATTTGAAAGACAGAGAAATGGCGTCTGATTTCTTGTGTTTAGTATTTCATCCATATCAAATGTTTGCATGTGTTGCAGCTTGCTCCCAGTTTGTGCAGAAAAAATTGAACAAGAGTATTTTTCAATATCGTGCACGTTCATTTCAGTTGTGTCAGTTCGCAATAAGTACTGTGCACTACATCCTTAATGCAAATATCTGATGGATAAATGCCACAGTGCTACAATGCTACAAGTTACAATGAATACTGCATTTGGTGCAAAACGATATATTTTCCTTCTCTTGTCAGTGTAATTTAACACCTTCTCTATCAGTGTCAGATGGATGATTTCTTCCGTACCTTGGTCCTGCAGAACATAGTCTGGTTCATAGTCCAGATCCACGATGCGACATGGAACTGCAGAGGGCAAAAATAATTGTTACCATGATAACGACTTTAATTGTGTTAAAGAATGATGAAAATGCAAAGAAACTAAAGCCCCAGATCATTTTGCACCTCTTGATAAGCAGTTATCTTAAGGTTGTGATGTTTGTCACTATTCTTCCCCAGAGAAATAAAGCAGAACTTGGTGAATTTTGTATGTGTTTGTGGTGGGTGGAGAGCTGGATTAGATAGAGAGTGCAATGGATTCTATCTTCTtacattctttttaaatgtcCCCACTAAACAGATCTGAATCAAACTCTGTGACTAGATTAGGGAACAAGTGGCCCGATGAGTATTTTAGCACACGTTAGAGTCATCTGCTCTTATCTGAGTTCGTTTtggatcatttttaaaaaaataaaacttaatccAATCCACCCATATTGCTGAAGCTGTTAGACCAGGTCCTTGTAATTTAATAGTGATTAAATCAGACTGTACCATCATCATAGGGGAGATCAGGTATGTGATACATGGTATTGTCAGAAGACAAGAAGCTGCTGCTCTTTGCATCTTCGTTATCTGTActctaaattgaaaaaagagagagaatgaTACAGATTTAGCATATGGTCTTATTAAAACAAGCATGCACTAGAAATCACTATATATACAGGATCAGGATATGCGTTCGGAAATATAACTAGTTTGGTCTACAGGAAGTACTGAAGTTAACTTAAATACATGAGATTTGCACTGGAACTGTAAGAagtaagatcagatcactttattggctatatacaatttcttgcattacgaatgtgtcttttcaaataccccagcttgctctccatgggacacacagacagggagagagaagcgtGGGGTGcctatggcgcccctggagcagttggggttaagggccttgatcaggggcccaacggagtaggattcctctgccagctgtgggatttgacccggcaaccttccagccacaggtgcagagccACCCCTCTGCCCCACACCACTCTCTCTTGCATAAACCAATGGAGTCTTCACCTCACTGGGCTCCCCAAGCTTTTGCGCCTTGTCTGCAATCTCAGCCTTCAGCTGGTGAATCTGCTTCCTTTGGGTTTCCAGCCCCTTGAGCAGATTATCTCGGACCTCCTTCAGCTGGCGCTGAGGGCGTATCCCCTTCAAAGGAGGCAGCTGTCCCTGTGGTAAGAGGGGGAATGGCATTGTCGGACCAAGCTCTAGTGCCACATCAAACGGGTAAAGGCAACTGGCAAAAAAAACATCGCCTTTTCTCCCCAGAAGCACAGCACAAagtgaggaggaggaagaagaatgAACTGACTTTTTGCTTGCATCCCTAGAAGCATCCTTCCTGCTGAAGGCTGCCTTTGGTAGAAACGGTCAGGTGTGTGACTGGTCACCAGTCCCCACCTCTGGGGCTCCACATGCCACACCAACATGACCCCACACTGACCTTGGCTGCCCTTGGGGCAGCGACGCCTTCCACCTTCTGTCTCTCCAGACACCACTGTAAGTCCTTCTGCAGGGAGGACAGCTGAGACTTTACAGTCGCATGCTTGGCCTCCTGCTTCTGGAATTTCTTGCTCTTCTTCTGGGATGGGGAGTGACACAGAGTGGGCCATCAGTGTTCAAAATGACAGATCAGTGCAGTGGGGCAGCCCCAAACTCGGATCCCAGAGGGCCAGAATTCAGCGGGTTTTGTGGAACTCTTTAACCCATCAACTCTTCAGCCCTCGCCACTTCAACCTAATTTACActagatagatacttttattgtcCACTACTGGGGAAATTTGTCTTGGGCTTCTCCCATAAAAGTATAAGACACTCCATCAAAACATACAAGTCACATAAATCACATGAAGCACATGAAATCACAACAGCAGCATGCTTGAGGTGTTTTTAATTAACCATGTTCAAACTTGTGGTTCAGTTGATTATGCTTGGAATACCAATATATTGTTACAGTCGGTTGGTGAAGGTTCCCTTCTAgatgtgaagtgctttgagatgaGAGATAGAAATAGGAGGAATGTATTATTATGCCAATAGGCCGGCCTTAATTAAATCCGCTGTTCTCACCTGTTTTTGTTCAAAGGAGAAAAACGGTGCTCAGATCACACTGGTGTAAATAATTCACATTGAAAAATAAGtcctgtacatgccattgtagcatattttatgttttaaataataatatttcgcTAAATTATCACTTTCGCTGTGGTTTTCGTATTAGTAAGCTACTCCTTAATGTTTTGTGGGTGGAGCGAAGCGCTCAGAAGAATTTGTAACGTCGAGCTGATTGGTCAAGTCATTTAATTTCGTGGATTCActtaattctttttattttcttacaatTCGTTAACTTTTAGATACCCGTTAttgaatataaattaataatataatataacgcAACAGGAGAGCGTGAATTTCCTTACCGTCTCGCTCATTTTCTCGCAGAAAATGATTTTAGAATATTGCTACCGTTTCTAAGGGTTACGCTGTGACGTCATAATACCTATGCCAGGTAAGCATgacgtttttttattttcattattacgCTTAACCTTAACCGATAACTCGGGGGCCCAGAGATCAAACAGGGCCTATCCGTTGGTTGATTCCTGAGAAACTGCAAGCCTAGCTTTCGTGATCTGTGTAATATCTATCATACTTGCCTGCATTTGAAACTTGTATCCAAATTAAACCCATGAAACCGCGGCACTGGTTAATAAACTCTATAATgtggttttatttctgaaaacaatatCGGTAGTACAGAATTTGTGCTAAACGAATTGAACATGGAGTCCACTATTGTCTAATTTCCGAGGGAATTCTCCTGTCATAGTTCCTATTCCTTTtcctataaataataaaaaatgcattttttgtgcagctTCGCGCTTTAACTATTGAAATAACTCCCTGAATGGACGTCAGCGCTCTCCGGTCGGCTGGTTAACCGTTATTCTGAGGCCCTGAACTCATAATATCTTCTTGGATTGATAATAACCCGCTTCGTTGAATTAATGTGTCGTTAATTTGCGTGCAACAGAAATCCAATTTAACCACGTTCCTTGTTCGCAGGTCGTGATTATCTTCTTTTAACAGAAGCGAGTCATTTCCACAGCTGACAGATGTGTATAATTGTATTTGGCACAAAGTTTCTACCAGAGATATTCTAAGAACTGACCGATCGTGCAgtgaatatttattaatatttatcacCTGAGTCAAAGGGACTTTCCAAGTCGCCTGgaataaaacttgttttttttggtcCCTGGGCTACAGAAAGAGGCGCAATCAGTCAGGTTTTGCCGAAACGTAACCACCCCATTGAATAAAAACAGATCTACAGTCACACAACTGCACTGGCTCATTTTTTCGTTGCCTCAAATCGGTTGCATTTACAGCTGTCAAAAATCGAAATTGCAGACTGGGTAATAGAATGACTGGTAagacatggggattcatttagTAAGCAAAAATGAATCTATAGTACAGCACAAGGTAAACGAAATGTCATCTTTAAATGGTATAGAAAtagcaaatatatttttttaaaacaacagacaGCAACGGTTTTGTTTATTGCGATAAGCATCTTTGTTTGTTAATTACTAAGATAAATACACTTATCGCACTAGGAAATATCACCATATTATCTCGAGCTCTTGTGAAACTGACACTGCAGAAATTGCATTAAAGAATTTAACATGTTTTAGGAACGTAACTATTTTGAGACCGTATGTAgacagtttatacagtataatacagtacattacaatatAAGGTTCAAGCTGTCATGCGATATTTCAGCAGATTTGTCCCAACATTTTGTGGTTGAAAAACATACTTGGGCAGTATCCCCTGCAGCCTACAAACGTGAATTCACACAATATTTCTGCAGCTTTTTTGTACCTGTCTTTATCTAAATGTATCACAACATGCTTTTCAAATTCCTGCACTATGATGACAGCGAAACACATGCCACTTTTGGACTGTCCCCAGAGTTTAATATATAATTCAAAAATCACACTACCATACATAGTACCTTGTATATAGTAAAGAACATCATGTCTCAGAATACAGCATTTAAGGCTGTGTAAATAAGTGAATGTTGATTGATGATGTACatttagaaaatgcattttggtacagtatatgtactatATTAATTTGACTGAAGTAGGCATGCACATTCCTAATACTATCCATAACACAATATTTGTATTAAAGGTACGCTGAGCTTGTGGATAACATCAGAAGCAAAGGGTGGAGAGTCTGGTCGTTTCCAGCAGAGGTAGGATGCTGTGGTCTTCCATCCCAGTCACTTTGGTGGATGTTCGGAGAGTTGGGGATCAGCAGCAGAGATAGAAAGTCAGTGGCACAACAGATGATGGAGGCAGCAGATAAAAACCTCATGCTGGCTCTGGTACAGACAGGATGAACCATTACAGTCGCCACAGGCCGGCAGTGGCTGATCATCACAGCTGTCCCGCTATCCTGAAGAAGTACTGGGTTACAGGACAAAACCTCTGGTGAAGGATAGACCGAGCTGGTGATGCCAAAGCAGACTGTTTCATCTCGTCTGTATttgatacatatactgtacaacacatgaAGTTTTTACAGTGATGGCTTCTGTGTAACTTTTTCTTACAGGATTCAGTCTCAGATGGAAAGGCAGTGCAGTAGTTGACAGTGTGCTTTTGGACCACTAGCACTGATgcaatttcatatttttttcatttgagaaTGCAAACTCATGCCCTTGACCCTTTGCAGTGCACAGCGTATACATTTGAGATGGAAGTCTGCttctcagtgtggaattaacctctgcctTATCCTTTGCAACTTGCACCCAGCTCCCCAAACATGTATTTTTGTGTGGATGTCACGTAATTAACACAGgactgtgatgtttttttttgtcacgtTTGCTTTTCTTAGAAATGGGGAACTGCACCAAAACCACAAGTAGACAGCAGGCATTTGTGTGGACCAATGAACAGGTTTGCCAGTTTGAGCCCTTGTCTATAAAAGCAGCCTGTGTGAGACTCTGGTTTGTGTCTGGTCTTCGGTCCAGTGTGTCtgacacagaaacagacacaggtGAGTAGCTCTTCAACCAGGACTCTACTACAAATCAACTGTGCTTGTCAAATTGTACTgagtttttcatttgttttgttatttgcaTACTCTTCTCATTTCAATAacaattgcatttaaattaatttaaaaaaaactaatatcgTGACTTACTTTTGGAAGATAAGCATTCTTCTGTCTATATTTGTAACCAGAAGGGTTCTGAAAATTTCCAAATGCATATTCTTAAAAAATGCTCctttttaatgtgtttcatAGCTTCTCTTGCAGTACGATTAAAGTTTCAGCAATATCTCTGTCATTATCTTGACATAAATTAGGGGTTAAAAATGTCTCTAAAATGCACAGGCTGGAACTTCCTTTTGGAGTACTTTTTCATAGTAAATCTGCATGGTAAATTTGGATCACATTTTGTTCATACCTTGGCTCCATTGTATACTATCAgaatacaataatacatttaCCATAGAATCCAGTATCCAGCAGGGTTTGTAGGCAGCCATTAAATCATCAATTTCAAACGATTTGGAACAATTGAACTTATAGGTAATTCATTTATAACAGAAATCGGAAGGATCTTCATTCCCTAAAGGTTCTTATGGGACCAGAGCTCCCTTAACTGAAAAAAAGTACTTGATGTCTCACTTCCCAGTGTTGTTAATCATTAAATACAGGTGAATGAGGGGGACCTACTGTATAAGACTGAGACCCCCCGGTCCTACAGGGTGACATAAACTAAGGTAAATGTCCACAGAGGACGGTAGAGATGCCTCTCCTGCTTGTTTTAAAGTGCCCCGTGTGTTGCAGAAGGCAGGTGCCTGATCTCTGGGGCAGACTGAGACGAAGATGGCCGCTCTGGTCCTGCTGGTGCTCTTTGGGACAGCAATGTCCTCCATGCAGCCTCAAGACCCTGAACTAAACAGCGCTTGGAACGCCTGGAAGAATTCACATGCGAGACAATATAGAGAGGTACTTTGTGTCCAAGGAAATCGCACAGTTTGTCAGTGTGCCTATGTTTTCAACTGAGAAACTGAACCATTTTAAATGTCCTATGAAATAGCTGATTTGGTTATCATTAGAAAATGCCACAATATTGTTTCTGAATTTGGAGTATCGCTGTTTTCCACTTTCGTTCACCATGGTGTTAAACAGTGTTGTCTACCAACTGCTTGACGTTGCTGTtaacctgttgtttttttttgtggaggATGAGGAAGGCTATAGGAGGAAGGTCTGGGAGGACAACCTGCGTTTCATCGAGCAGCACAACCTGGAACACTCCCAGGGCAATCACAGCTACACGCTGGGCATGAATCACTTCGGGGATCTGGTAAGACGGCAAAATCACGAACCCGCTGAGAATTTCGCACAGCCCATTGCGCTCCCGACACATCGAAGTAACAAATAAAGACATGACATACCCCTCAGATTCCAACTGCAAGCACCTGACTTTACCGAGCAATCTCGGTAACAAATCCAAGAACAAATCTGTCTCCTAGCTGCAAATGGAATTGGCGAAACAGACGTCTTCTCCATAAACTTGGGCGCACACTAATGCGAATCCACAAAGCCGGTTAGCAAGCACAATGACGGTGCTCTTTGGTTTTTGATCGGGGAAAAAACTCTTTCGGCGGGCGCCGTGGGGATGCAGTTATTCACTATGGTCCAAAAAGCCACCCTGTGAAACAGCAAACCAAATGAACCCCTCTGTTCGTCCGATAATCTCCAACCACTCTCCTTTAGACCCAGCAGGAGTTCAATGAGCTGATGACAGGATTTAGTCCTGATGAGTCCCTGGAGAACACTCCTGTCTCCAACTGGACAATAAGCCTCAGAAGATCCCCAAGGGAGGTTGACTGGCGCAATAAAGGATATGTTACCAAAGTCAAGAACCAGGTGTGTTGGTCTTTAAATCAGTGACGTGCTTACCTCATTTAGCCATTTTCAGATTGTTCCTTTTATGCATCATTgcgtatgttttttttaaatttttaaactgtattggATTTTCCTCCTAAATGATTCGAGAGGGTAATACTCGCTGATTGAAGCCACACTTGTGCTCATCTCAGGGAGCCTGTGGGTCCTGCTGGGCCTTCTCTGCCGTAGGAGCTCTGGAGGGTCAGCACTTCAGGAAGACGGGCAAACTGGTGTCCCTGAGTGAGCAGAACCTGGTGGACTGTACCAAGAACATAAAGTACATTAACTTTGGCTGCAGAGGAGGGCTCATGGACAGAGCTTTTAAATACATCAAGGACAACAAGGGGATTGCCTCTGACAAGAGCTACCCTTACACTGCCAAGGTAACTTCATTTCTCCCCATTATAGAACAGCCGTCTGCTTCTCTAGGGGCTTTCGGTAGACCTGATCTGCCTGCCTGGTCATTCTGCCTGCCATTCTCCGAGAGAATGGTCATTCTCAGTTACACTTGGAATCAGGCAGAGGCAAGGACCGAGGGTCCCAGTCTTTTCTACATTTTAGGTTGTGGTGGTAGGTAAGC contains:
- the LOC102697123 gene encoding procathepsin L-like, which produces MAALVLLVLFGTAMSSMQPQDPELNSAWNAWKNSHARQYREDEEGYRRKVWEDNLRFIEQHNLEHSQGNHSYTLGMNHFGDLTQQEFNELMTGFSPDESLENTPVSNWTISLRRSPREVDWRNKGYVTKVKNQGACGSCWAFSAVGALEGQHFRKTGKLVSLSEQNLVDCTKNIKYINFGCRGGLMDRAFKYIKDNKGIASDKSYPYTAKDNGGCRYKPGQKAASCRGFKWVPRKNEKALRDAVAVVGPISVALDAGRRTFQFYRSGIYYDRKCSKTINHAVVAVGYGVSLFKSAYRRPTEFWILKNSWGRQWGDKGYIRLARNYGNHCGIANYAVYPIV